In Leptospira perdikensis, the genomic window TTTCTAACTTAGTTAGATCATCAGAAACAAGTAACATTCCACCTGACACTGCCATGACGGATGCCATAAGTTTGGTTTGTGTTTCGTTCATTTTGTTTCTTTTTTTTCGGACAAGTAAACAATCGGGATCATTCAACCAAAGATGCCTATGCATAGAAGCGCGAGTAATGTCGTTGATGAGGGCAGTTCTTGTAGATAGAGCATTTCTATCTTTTAAGAAAACGCGCAACTTTTCTGGATACCAAAACGGCGCCACATCACAAGAGATACGCATCCCATCAAAGATTCCCACCGAAGGTAACATGGGTGCACCACATCCGAGTAGGAAGGTATTTTTACCCACAGTTTTTCGAATGAGTTCGAGAGCATTTTTATATCTAGCTTGTGGCGATAAACTTTTGTTATATACGTCACCTGGAAGAAGACCCGCATAAAGAAAGTCCAACTTTAAATACGGATAACCCCATTCTTTGACAATTGTAGAAAATACTTTTTCAAGATAGTTTAGTGCCGTTGGATGTGTGATGTCCAGAGCATAAGTATAACCTTTACCCCAAAGTGGTTGGTAAATAGCAGGGACAGGTTTTCCATTTTGGTCTTTGAGGATGGCTTCAGGGTATTTGCGAAAGAACTCTGATTTTTTTCTAACAAGAAATGGGGCAAGCCAGATCCCGGGCCTTAGTCCCACACGTTTGATTTCATCGGCAAGGATTCGCATCCCACCAGGAAATTTCTCGTTCGGTTCAAGCCAATCGCCGATTTCTTTTTGGTATCCATCGTCAATTTGGAAAAATTCAAATGGAAGGTTTAGTTCTCTAACCTTTGTTAGATTATCTAAAATGGTTTTTTGATCAATTTTAGTGTAATAATAATACCAAGAACACCAACCTGTGGGAACTTTTTTGGGTAAATTTCCAGGGCCTTCTTTATTTCCAAGTTCTTCAAAGTATTTGGCAAGTTTTCCTTCTGGGTTCCCTTTAAAAGGTAGGACTTTGATTTTTGCAATGCTTAGTTTTGCATTGGGGCGAAGGTCTGGTAAACAATATACGTCATAAATTACTTTAACTGAAGTTACATTTCCCGAATCTCCGAAAACCACTTCAAATTTAGTTCCGAATTCTCCTTGTTCGATAGGAGCATACAAAATTCCATTTTTGGTTTCTTTGTTAAAAACAAGAGTTAGGTATTCGGAGAGGAACTTACCGACTTTGGATTCATGTTTGGAATAAATGTTTTCTTGTGAGTATTGTAAAAAAGATAAAAAGGGAGGTTTGTCTACGTTTGTGTTTTCCACTTTCCTCGAGATGGACCAGGATTGGTAGCCGTGTTGGAATAAGGAATAACCTCCCCCTTCAGGCAGGACGGATAGATCCAATTCC contains:
- a CDS encoding glycoside hydrolase family 36 protein, with protein sequence MKIQYRVHNSVTISKFLPVKAGVYQSECKKFELLLTSSSDPKTGTILSPKLIWRESTRPEVGFSVDHLELDLSVLPEGGGYSLFQHGYQSWSISRKVENTNVDKPPFLSFLQYSQENIYSKHESKVGKFLSEYLTLVFNKETKNGILYAPIEQGEFGTKFEVVFGDSGNVTSVKVIYDVYCLPDLRPNAKLSIAKIKVLPFKGNPEGKLAKYFEELGNKEGPGNLPKKVPTGWCSWYYYYTKIDQKTILDNLTKVRELNLPFEFFQIDDGYQKEIGDWLEPNEKFPGGMRILADEIKRVGLRPGIWLAPFLVRKKSEFFRKYPEAILKDQNGKPVPAIYQPLWGKGYTYALDITHPTALNYLEKVFSTIVKEWGYPYLKLDFLYAGLLPGDVYNKSLSPQARYKNALELIRKTVGKNTFLLGCGAPMLPSVGIFDGMRISCDVAPFWYPEKLRVFLKDRNALSTRTALINDITRASMHRHLWLNDPDCLLVRKKRNKMNETQTKLMASVMAVSGGMLLVSDDLTKLETDRLDLLKKAFQLNRECQAYTPVPIGIFEEEFPPALYNPAGYLGIWNPTEEEKNVRIPIPQGLKTKAPFLDFWTGTMVDLRIVNGHFETTLPPFGSVVVSV